One Triticum dicoccoides isolate Atlit2015 ecotype Zavitan chromosome 5B, WEW_v2.0, whole genome shotgun sequence genomic window carries:
- the LOC119307857 gene encoding auxilin-related protein 1-like: MDDFQGILARDFGLRPKGKAAPMSAARAAAPSGSAWDSTRSAAAAAPSAPSYDDLFGAPSSAPPPKPTQPTSIDSMFDSFAEPSASAAPPKPKHSSMPVFDKPVYDDDIFDGVPGVKSSSVRYDDVFAGNHAPAPADDDLLAGFGTKSVAREVPEDKWKPGPAAASAGFDDLFAGIGRSSPVKQRQTAGAKEKRVPTSQPASMASDPFVSFETTSTSARQSSGIFSDPLDELGRHSKSQVKTAADSGLFEDSSAFNQVPKSEPLFTTNLSDDSKGSNGSTKARDSSPVQNFPKRNSAQQPSVEDFENIFTQSQSARYSDVHVDSGAPGSEKYSGNGMDDRSPRSDESEDEIWLTVSEIPLFTQPTSAPPPSRPPPSLAIKQKPHGSRAKRRDDEYLRHSTQNYNHNKNSSMDELEEFAMGKPQKSAYDNANPFYEDESERNSSAAASAAAMKEAMEKAEAKFKHAKEVRERERDAKLRNREQQEQDDEARSYAQDREERERQEKLDREKEMRQREEKEREQRRLEEARELEQQRERGRGRQAVERATKEARERAAIEARAKAEREARLRNERAAVQRAQQEARERAAVDARDRADRAAAEAKEKAAAQTRERATAERAAVERVQQDAKRRADRAAVEKAAAEVRERQAAEARERHAASAAAAAAREKQSKPDDLESFFGMGARANSAPKQRAPTVDPTFNAQSQSRAAATSASASSMRKASSTTNFTDDLSVIFGGAPTPSDEFQAVEGESEERRRARLERHQRTRERAAKALAEKNERDMNVQREQAERDRISESLDFEIKRWAAGKEGNLRALLSTMQYVLWPECGWQPVSLTDLITAAAVKKVYRKATLCIHPDKVQQKGANLQQKYIAEKVFDLLKEAWNKFNSEELF; the protein is encoded by the exons ATGGACGACTTCCAGGGCATCCTGGCCCGCGACTTCGGCCTCCGCCCTAAGGGGAAGGCTGCGCCCATGTCGGCCGCCCGCGCCGCGGCGCCCTCTGGATCCGCCTGGGACAGCAccagatccgccgccgctgccgcgccatCCGCCCCCTCCTACGACGATCTCTTCGGGGCCccgtcctccgcgccgccgcccaagCCCACGCAGCCGACCTCCATCGACTCCATGTTCGACTCCTTCGCGGAGCCCTCTGCCTCAGCCGCGCCGCCCAAGCCCAAGCACTCGTCCATGCCCGTGTTCGACAAGCCAGTCTACGACGACGATATCTTTGACGGGGTCCCCGGTGTGAAGAGCTCCTCGGTGCGCTACGACGACGTCTTTGCGGGCAACCACGCGCCGGCCCCTGCAGACGACGACCTGCTCGCTGGTTTCGGAACCAAGTCAGTGGCTAGGGAGGTGCCGGAAGATAAGTGGAAGCCCGGGCCAGCAGCCGCCTCAGCGGGGTTTGATGATTTGTTTGCGGGGATTGGCAGGAGCAGCCCGGTGAAGCAAAG GCAAACTGCTGGTGCTAAAGAAAAGAGGGTGCCTACATCTCAGCCAGCTAGCATGGCAAGCGACCCTTTTGTTTCTTTTGAAACAACTTCTACTTCAGCCCGTCAATCCTCTGGGATATTCTCGGATCCCTTGGATGAATTGGGTAGGCATTCAAAATCTCAAGTAAAAACTGCTGCTGACAGTGGTCTATTTGAGGATTCTAGCGCATTCAATCAGGTCCCAAAATCAGAACCTTTGTTTACCACAAATTTGAGTGATGACTCTAAAGGTAGCAACGGATCAACCAAGGCCCGAGACTCGAGCCCTGTGCAAAATTTTCCGAAAAGAAACTCAGCCCAACAACCTTCTGTGGAGGACTTCGAAAATATTTTTACACAGTCACAGTCTGCCCGATATTCTGATGTTCATGTTGATAGTGGTGCTCCAGGTTCCGAGAAATACAGTGGGAATGGTATGGATGACCGGTCACCAAGATCAGATGAGTCTGAGGATGAGATATGGCTTACAGTTTCTGAGATTCCCCTCTTCACACAGCCAACGAGTGCCCCACCACCTTCAagaccaccaccatctcttgcaatTAAGCAAAAACCGCATGGATCAAGAGCAAAACGAAGGGATGATGAATATCTGCGGCACTCCACCCAGAACTACAACCATAACAAAAATTCTTCGATGGATGAATTAGAAGAATTTGCCATGGGCAAACCTCAGAAATCAGCTTATGACAATGCAAATCCTTTTTATGAGGATGAATCTGAGCGGAATTCATCGGCGGCAGCATCTGCAGCTGCTATGAAGGAAGCCATGGAGAAAGCTGAGGCTAAGTTCAAGCATGCTAAGGAAGTACGAGAGAGAGAACGTGATGCAAAGCTTAGAAATAGGGAACAGCAGGAACAGGATGATGAAGCAAGGTCGTATGCACAGGAtcgggaagagagagagaggcaggagaAACTAGACAGGGAGAAAGAGATGAGACAAAGGGAGGAAAAGGAGAGAGAACAAAGAAGACTTGAAGAAGCGAGGGAGCTTGAGCAACAGAGAGAAAGAGGGAGGGGTAGACAAGCTGTGGAGAGGGCTACAAAGGAGGCACGGGAAAGAGCAGCTATCGAAGCACGTGCAAAAGCAGAGAGGGAAGCACGCCTACGTAATGAGAGGGCTGCTGTGCAAAGAGCTCAGCAGGAAGCTCGTGAGAGAGCTGCAGTGGATGCTAGAGACCGAGCTGATAGGGCTGCTGCTGAAGCTAAGGAGAAGGCTGCTGCTCAAACCAGGGAGAGGGCTACAGCAGAAAGAGCTGCTGTTGAGAGAGTTCAACAAGATGCAAAGAGAAGAGCTGACCGAGCAGCAGTGGAAAAGGCCGCAGCTGAGGTTCGGGAAAGGCAAGCTGCTGAGGCTCGAGAGAGGCACGCTGCTTCTGCAGCGGCAGCAGCGGCAAGAGAAAAACAGAGTAAACCAGATGACCTTGAGTCCTTTTTTGGTATGGGTGCCCGAGCAAACAGTGCACCTAAGCAAAGGGCTCCAACAGTG GATCCTACGTTTAATGCTCAAAGTCAAAGTAGAGCGGCAGCAACCTCTGCTTCAGCATCATCTATGCGGAAGGCATCATCTACAACAAATTTTACGGATGACCTATCCGTGATATTTGGAGGAG CTCCCACGCCATCTGATGAGTTTCAAGCGGTTGAAGGAGAGAGTGAAGAGAGAAGACGTGCTAGGTTGGAGCGGCATCAACGGACCCGTGAACGAGCG GCAAAAGCTCTGGCTGAGAAGAATGAACGGGACATGAATGTTCAAAGAGAGCAGGCAGAAAGAGAT AGAATTTCGGAAAGTTTAGACTTCGAGATTAAGCGATGGGCTGCTGGAAAAGAAGGCAATTTGCGGGCACTGCTATCAACTATGCAATAT GTACTTTGGCCAGAATGTGGATGGCAGCCTGTATCCCTAACAGATCTGATCACTGCTGCTGCGGTTAAAAAGGTGTACAGAAAGGCAACTTTGTGCATCCATCCTGATAAGGTGCAACAAAAGGGTGCAAATCTACAGCAGAAATATATCGCCGAGAAGGTTTTTGATCTTCTTAAG GAGGCCTGGAACAAATTTAACTCCGAAGAGCTCTTCTAG